The proteins below are encoded in one region of Ricinus communis isolate WT05 ecotype wild-type chromosome 6, ASM1957865v1, whole genome shotgun sequence:
- the LOC8288141 gene encoding cyclin-D3-1 yields MAIQQQQQQQQQQQHEQNSSFMLLDTLYCEEEKWEDEEQELQDEVCQNESSSVMCGEHYCLKNGTTRKDLSVFALSNLLEQDLFWEDGELLSLFSKEEEQKSQVFNVKNVEKDPSLSTAHQEAVEWMFKVNAHYGFSALTAILAVNYFDRFLFSSYYQRDKPWMIQLVAVTCLSIAAKVEETQVPLLLDLQVEDTKYVFEAKTIQRMELLVLSALKWKMHPVTPLSFLDHIIRRLGLKNHLHWEFLRRCERLLLTVVSDTRSISYLPSVLATATMMYVIDQVEPFNPVDYQNQLLGVLKLSKEKVNDCYELILELSKGRSNGCYGYNKSNKRKFEPMPSSPSGVIDAVFSCDSSNDSWALGGSAVVSSSPEPLFKKSRAQDQWVFVDIVGNSPR; encoded by the exons ATGGCAATCcagcaacagcagcagcagcaacaacaACAGCAACATGAACAAAACTCTTCTTTCATGCTACTAGACACTCTGTACTGTGAAGAAGAGAAATGGGAAGATGAAGAACAAGAACTACAAGATGAAGTTTGTCAAAATGAGAGCAGTAGTGTAATGTGTGGTGAACACTACTGCCTCAAGAATGGAACAACAAGAAAGGACCTTTCTGTTTTTGCACTATCTAATTTACTTGAACAAGATTTGTTTTGGGAGGACGGAGAGCTACTCTCACTCTTTtctaaagaagaagaacaaaaatcCCAAGTCTTTAATGTCAAGAATGTGGAAAAAGATCCTTCTCTTTCTACTGCTCATCAAGAAGCTGTTGAATGGATGTTTAAGGTTAATGCTCATTATGGGTTTTCAGCTCTTACAGCAATCTTGGCTGTTAACTATTTTGACAGGTTTCTTTTTAGTTCCTATTATCAAAGAGACAAGCCATGGATGATCCAACTAGTTGCTGTTACTTGTCTTTCTATAGCTGCAAAAGTAGAAGAAACTCAAGTTCCTCTTCTTTTAGACCTACAA GTGGAGGATACAAAGTATGTTTTTGAAGCCAAAACCATTCAAAGAATGGAACTTTTGGTGCTGTCTGCACTTAAATGGAAGATGCATCCAGTGACTCCACTTTCATTTCTTGATCATATCATTAGAAGGCTTGGATTAAAGAACCATCTGCATTGGGAGTTCTTGAGGAGATGCGAACGTCTTCTACTCACTGTAGTCTCtg ATACAAGATCCATCAGTTATCTACCTTCTGTGTTGGCCACTGCCACAATGATGTACGTTATAGACCAAGTTGAACCCTTTAATCCTGTTGACTATCAAAACCAGCTTTTGGGTGTTCTCAAGTTAAGCAAG GAAAAGGTAAATGATTGTTATGAACTCATTCTTGAGCTATCAAAGGGCAGAAGCAACGGCTGCTATGGCTATAACAAGTCTAATAAGCGCAAGTTTGAGCCAATGCCTAGTAGTCCAAGTGGTGTGATTGATGCTGTTTTTAGCTGTGACAGCTCAAACGATTCTTGGGCTTTGGGTGGTTCTGCAGTTGTCTCTTCGTCACCAGAACCACTTTTTAAGAAGAGCAGAGCCCAAGACCAATGGGTTTTCGTGGACATTGTTGGCAACAGTCCTCGTTAA
- the LOC8288142 gene encoding leucine-rich repeat extensin-like protein 3: MYHYSNIQPSSSSSLYSSSTMSHISGIQGQLLEVTVVGCNKLKDTEWISRQDPYVIVEYGSNKSRTRTCTDGGKNPTFQEKFVFTLIEGLRELNLVVWNSNTLTYDDFIGSGKVQLQKVLSEGYDDSTWTLQTKTGRYAGEVRLILHYANASKPAGSFAPSAPPYAAPAPSYAAPAPHVSMYSTPPPASTGHYPQLATAYAPPSPYPSYPPNPAYPPSAYPSSTAYPPHPYPAPSAYPPPPYPPPPNASPYYPPGPFPGVYPPPPY, translated from the exons ATGTATCATTATTCCAACATTCAGccatcttcatcttcttctctttattcttcttctaccATGTCACATATTTCTGGTATTCAAGGCCAGCTTCTTGAAGTTACTg TTGTTGGGTGCAACAAATTGAAAGATACAGAATGGATTTCAAGGCAAGATCCTTATGTTATTGTTGAATATGGTAGCAATAAATCCCGTACGAGAACATGTACAG ATGGTGGTAAAAATCCTACATTCCAAGAGAAGTTTGTATTTACTTTAATCGAAGGGCTAAGAGAGCTAAACCTTGTGGTTTGGAACAGCAATACTTTAACATATGATGATTTCATTGGCAGTGGAAA GGTTCAATTGCAGAAGGTTCTATCAGAGGGCTATGATGATAGCACCTGGACACTTCAAACTAAAACTGGCAG ATATGCTGGTGAAGTGAGGCTCATTTTGCATTATGCAAATGCTAGT AAACCAGCAGGTAGCTTTGCTCCTTCTGCTCCACCATATGCTGCACCTGCTCCCTCATATGCTGCACCTGCTCCTCATGTCTCAATGTACTCCACGCCACCTCCAGCCTCTACAGGTCATTACCCACAACTAGCTACCGCCTATGCTCCTCCATCTCCTTATCCTTCCTACCCACCTAATCCAGCATATCCACCATCTGCATACCCTTCATCAACTGCTTATCCTCCTCACCCATATCCAGCACCTTCTGCTTATCCTCCACCACCATATCCACCACCTCCAAATGCTTCGCCCTATTATCCTCCAG GTCCCTTCCCTGGAGTCTATCCTCCACCACCATACTAA
- the LOC8288143 gene encoding phosphatidylinositol 3,4,5-trisphosphate 3-phosphatase and protein-tyrosine-phosphatase PTEN2A yields MDSGSVDSSTPSVKAPDIQPPTVADPGPDNSPRDAPSKLSAAGIASWAKSLKIPQPSAASQDDSPTGNTGKSTFARFTSGLGLRLSPKSPAADDSPEGTSPTSLQPGFIGTITKGLVDTSKNAVKAVQVKARHAVSQNKRRYQEGGFDLDMTYITENIIAMGFPAGDMSSGFFGYVEGFYRNHMEEVIKFFETHHKGKYKVYNLCSERLYDASLFEGKLASFPFDDHNCPPIQLIISFCQSAYSWLKEDIENVVVVHCKAGMARTGLMISSLLLYLKFFPTAEESIDYYNQKRCFDAKGLVLPSQIRYVKYFERTLTYFNGENQPGRRCMLRGFRLHRCPYWIRPSITVSDHNGVLFSTKKHPRTKDLSPEDYWFSAPKKGVMVFALPGEPGLAEVAGDFKVHFHDRQGDFYFWLNTTMMENRKVLNTNDIDGFDKRKLPSPGFQVEVVLVDYSGTTPAGTNSETATNKSNEGSSAAPAPDPAPAVRSQNKDRGSTEKDDVFSDSEAEESVSSKFRQAQAASAGGKSATSTTSSSETNTKSDQIASLTHATEHFSIGNTGSQQMHNSGQPKSDAVGGVVSGVEVNNSESEFKVMAADASVFTFGDDEDYESE; encoded by the exons ATGGATTCTGGATCTGTTGATTCATCAACTCCATCTGTTAAAGCTCCTGACATACAGCCTCCTACTGTAGCAGATCCTGGACCAGATAATTCTCCACGTGATGCACCGTCGAAGCTATCTGCAGCTGGCATAGCATCTTGGGCCAAAAGTTTGAAAATTCCCCAGCCATCAGCTGCCTCACAAGATGATTCACCAACTGGAAATACTGGAAAATCAACTTTTGCTCGTTTTACTAGTGGATTGGGACTCCGCTTGTCTCCGAAATCTCCTGCAGCTGATGATAGCCCTGAAGGAACCTCACCAACTTCACTACAACCTGGTTTTATTGGAACAATTACTAAAGGCTTGGTTGATACATCTAAGAATGCAGTGAAGGCAGTACAAGTCAAGGCTCGGCATGCTGTCTCTCAAAATAAGCGAAGATACCAG GAAGGAGGATTTGATTTGGACATGACATATATCACGGAGAATATAATTGCGATGGGGTTCCCTGCTGGGGATATGAGCTCTGGGTTTTTTGGATATGTTGAG GGATTTTATCGAAACCACATGGAAGAAGTGATCAAGTTTTTTGAAACTCATCACAAG GGCAAGTATAAAGTGTACAATCTTTGTTCTGAGAGGCTGTATGATGCATCACTATTTGAAGGGAAGCTGGCTAGTTTTCCATTTGATGACCACAATTGCCCTCCAATTCAACTGATAATATCATTTTGCCAAAGTGCTTACTCATGGTTGAAAGAGGATATTGAGAATGTTGTGGTGGTGCACTGCAAGGCTGGAATGGCAAGGACAGGATTGATGATTTCAAGCCTTCTTCTATACCTAAAG tTCTTTCCTACTGCTGAAGAATCCATTGATTACTACAACCAGAAGAGGTGTTTTGATGCTAAAGGGCTTGTTCTACCAAGTCAGATT AGATATGTAAAATACTTCGAGCGCACTTTAACATATTTCAATGGAGAAAACCAACCAGGACGTAG GTGCATGCTTAGGGGATTTCGGCTTCACCGTTGCCCATATTGGATCAGGCCCTCTATTACTGTTTCTGATCATAATG GTGTTCTCTTCTCCACTAAAAAGCATCCCAGAACCAAGGATTTGTCG CCAGAAGACTATTGGTTTAGTGCACCAAAGAAAGGGGTTATGGTCTTTGCTTTGCCAGGGGAACCTGGTCTAGCAGAGGTGGCTGGAGACTTTAAAGTCCATTTTCATGATCGCCAAGGAGACTTTTACTT TTGGTTAAACACGACAATGATGGAAAATAGAAAGGTTTTGAACACAAACGACATTGATGGGTTTGACAAG AGGAAACTGCCTTCGCCTGGATTCCAGGTGGAGGTTGTCCTAGTAGATTATAGTGGCACCACTCCGGCAGGGACTAACAGTGAGACTGCTACTAACAAATCAAATGAAGGTTCAAGTGCTGCTCCGGCTCCAGATCCAGCCCCAGCGGTTCGAAGCCAAAATAAAGACCGGGGAAGTACTGAAAAGGATGATGTGTTCTCTGACAGTGAGGCAGAGGAATCTGTGTCCTCAAAATTCAGGCAAGCCCAAGCTGCCTCTGCAGGGGGGAAAAGTGCGACCTCAACCACCTCTAGTTCAGAAACTAATACTAAATCAGATCAAATTGCAAGTTTAACACATGCAACCGAACATTTTTCTATTGGGAACACAGGCTCACAACAGATGCATAATTCTGGTCAGCCAAAAAGTGATGCAGTTGGTGGAGTTGTCTCGGGGGTTGAAGTTAACAATTCAGAAAGTGAGTTCAAAGTTATGGCTGCCGATGCTTCTGTTTTCACATTTGGGGATGATGAAGACTATGAAAGTGAATGA